One genomic region from Nocardia vinacea encodes:
- a CDS encoding aldehyde dehydrogenase family protein, producing MPGTGGVVKYGHWIGGVDTAPVNGEHLTSTRPGTDAVVCEIAAGTEADVNAATEAAAAALPGWRFRKPGERGRILAAIAAGLRDESARLAELESAESGKPDWQTPIEVEGVAAYFDFYAGLANLPGGEIIDLGPGVHGYTLREPFGVVGVITPWNAPLNQAARAIAPALAAGNVVVAKPSEFTSATTLELARIADAAGLPPGVLNVVTGTGMDVGRPLVEHTSVSKVAFTGSVRAGREIAHIAADRILPLTLELGGKSANIVFADADLAAAVKGSINAFVLNAGQICSAGTRLLVAEEIHDRFVEALVTGLEQIKPGQTYGPMTTEAQFEKVLSYFRVAEQNGATLAYGGAAVGDGWLVQPTVYTRVTNDMTIAREEVFGPVLVVIPFSSEEDAVRIANDSQYGLAAGLWTKDLSRAHRVAAQLEAGQVYVNEWQAGLVEGPFGGYKSSGYGREKGMEALHHYTQTKFVAVKL from the coding sequence GTGCCCGGCACCGGTGGCGTTGTGAAGTACGGGCACTGGATCGGCGGAGTGGACACCGCACCGGTCAACGGTGAACACCTGACATCGACCCGCCCCGGCACCGATGCGGTTGTGTGCGAGATCGCCGCTGGTACCGAAGCAGATGTGAACGCGGCGACGGAGGCCGCAGCCGCGGCACTACCGGGTTGGCGATTCCGCAAGCCAGGGGAGCGCGGCAGAATTCTGGCAGCGATCGCGGCGGGGTTGCGCGACGAATCAGCTCGCCTGGCCGAACTCGAGTCGGCCGAATCGGGCAAGCCGGATTGGCAGACTCCCATCGAGGTCGAAGGAGTCGCAGCCTATTTCGACTTCTACGCTGGGCTGGCGAATCTGCCGGGAGGCGAGATCATCGATCTGGGCCCAGGGGTGCACGGCTATACCCTGCGTGAGCCGTTCGGCGTCGTCGGCGTGATCACACCGTGGAACGCGCCGCTGAACCAGGCCGCGCGGGCGATCGCACCCGCATTGGCCGCAGGCAACGTCGTGGTCGCCAAACCGTCGGAGTTCACCTCGGCGACCACGCTGGAACTGGCTCGAATCGCAGATGCCGCTGGCCTGCCACCCGGTGTGCTCAATGTGGTCACCGGAACCGGCATGGATGTCGGCCGACCCCTTGTCGAACATACGTCGGTCAGCAAGGTCGCGTTCACCGGTTCGGTACGCGCCGGGCGCGAGATCGCGCACATCGCCGCCGACCGGATTCTGCCCCTGACCCTGGAACTAGGCGGGAAATCCGCAAATATCGTGTTCGCCGACGCGGATTTGGCGGCCGCCGTCAAGGGCTCGATCAACGCCTTTGTTCTCAACGCGGGCCAGATCTGCAGTGCCGGAACCCGTCTGCTGGTCGCGGAGGAGATCCACGACCGATTCGTGGAAGCGTTGGTCACCGGCCTCGAACAGATCAAGCCCGGGCAGACCTACGGTCCGATGACCACAGAGGCGCAGTTCGAGAAGGTGCTGTCCTATTTCCGGGTTGCCGAACAGAACGGGGCCACGCTGGCCTACGGTGGCGCGGCGGTCGGAGATGGGTGGCTGGTGCAACCGACCGTCTACACCAGGGTGACGAACGATATGACGATCGCTCGCGAAGAGGTCTTCGGCCCAGTACTCGTCGTGATTCCTTTCTCATCGGAGGAGGACGCGGTGCGGATCGCCAATGACTCCCAATACGGCCTCGCTGCCGGGCTCTGGACGAAGGACCTATCGCGAGCGCATCGGGTCGCAGCGCAGTTGGAGGCCGGGCAGGTCTACGTCAACGAATGGCAGGCCGGTCTCGTCGAAGGGCCGTTCGGCGGCTACAAGTCCAGCGGCTACGGGCGCGAGAAGGGCATGGAGGCCCTCCATCACTACACACAGACCAAATTCGTGGCGGTGAAGCTGTGA
- a CDS encoding cytochrome P450 produces the protein MTFKPGDVNLADPDQLLEVGMPPYEYFATLRREAPVHWNPPPDKPIGGAMPMNRGFWVLSKYQDVNMASRDAELFSSWLGGPVLYDPNPDAPPGSPHTLEGQRTGLMGKDHPEHTAYRKLVSAGFTPKNIAKLEPMIKSHAKRIIDRVRDADDGEFVYTVAAELPMMTLTELMGVPKSDWKQFFEWGNAIAAVEDPDTDALQVAMELFGYCHQLVEEKRKNPDGSMLSNYANKEIDGERLTDFEINMFFLTLSIAGHETTRNTTAHVIRLLSEFPEQRAVLLDDLPGRLPNAIEETLRFSPPVVQFRRTATRDFELHGVRIGEGDKVYLSYASANRDEELFTDPDRFDILRPNADQHLSFGAGPHYCMGTTLARLQMRTILEELLTARPQVHVSGPVTRLRSIWFNALTEMPVEYGACPAPVAL, from the coding sequence ATGACTTTCAAGCCCGGCGACGTCAATCTCGCCGACCCGGACCAGCTACTCGAGGTGGGAATGCCGCCGTACGAGTACTTCGCGACATTGCGCCGCGAGGCGCCGGTGCACTGGAATCCGCCTCCGGATAAGCCGATCGGCGGTGCCATGCCGATGAATCGCGGATTCTGGGTGCTGTCCAAGTATCAGGATGTGAATATGGCCTCACGAGATGCAGAGTTGTTCTCGTCCTGGTTGGGCGGCCCGGTCCTCTACGACCCCAATCCCGATGCCCCGCCTGGCAGTCCGCACACCTTGGAAGGTCAACGGACCGGCTTGATGGGAAAGGATCACCCCGAACACACGGCTTACCGCAAGCTGGTGTCGGCCGGGTTCACCCCCAAGAACATCGCGAAGCTGGAACCGATGATCAAATCCCACGCCAAGCGGATCATCGACCGCGTTCGTGACGCCGATGACGGTGAGTTCGTCTACACCGTGGCCGCCGAACTCCCCATGATGACCCTGACCGAACTGATGGGTGTACCCAAGAGCGACTGGAAGCAGTTCTTCGAATGGGGCAACGCCATCGCCGCGGTCGAAGACCCCGACACCGATGCACTTCAAGTTGCGATGGAGCTGTTCGGGTACTGCCATCAACTGGTCGAGGAAAAGCGAAAGAATCCCGACGGCAGCATGCTGAGCAATTACGCCAACAAGGAAATCGACGGCGAGCGGCTCACCGACTTCGAAATCAATATGTTCTTCCTTACACTGTCGATAGCCGGTCACGAAACGACACGAAACACAACCGCGCACGTAATCCGCCTGCTGAGCGAATTCCCCGAACAACGCGCGGTGCTCTTGGACGATCTGCCGGGGCGGTTGCCGAACGCTATTGAAGAGACGCTGCGTTTCTCACCGCCGGTGGTGCAGTTCCGGCGCACCGCGACTCGTGATTTCGAGCTGCACGGTGTTCGGATCGGGGAAGGCGACAAGGTCTACCTGTCCTATGCTTCGGCGAACCGGGATGAAGAGCTGTTCACCGATCCGGACCGGTTCGACATTCTGCGGCCCAATGCCGATCAGCATTTGTCCTTCGGCGCCGGACCGCACTATTGCATGGGCACTACGCTGGCACGGTTGCAGATGCGGACGATTCTGGAGGAACTACTGACCGCCCGCCCGCAGGTGCATGTGAGTGGCCCAGTCACCCGTCTGCGCAGCATCTGGTTCAACGCCTTGACGGAAATGCCCGTCGAGTACGGCGCGTGCCCGGCACCGGTGGCGTTGTGA
- a CDS encoding ferredoxin, with protein sequence MKIELDRTKCTGLGICESFAPTVFEVNDEGELVLLSDTVPDGLLDDVKKACEGCPTEALTLVEE encoded by the coding sequence ATGAAGATCGAACTCGACCGGACGAAGTGCACCGGCCTGGGCATTTGCGAATCATTCGCACCGACTGTTTTCGAAGTGAACGACGAAGGTGAGCTCGTCCTGCTGAGCGATACCGTCCCCGACGGGCTGCTGGACGATGTCAAGAAGGCGTGTGAGGGCTGTCCGACGGAAGCGTTGACGCTGGTGGAGGAGTGA
- a CDS encoding SDR family oxidoreductase, whose translation MKFEGRIVVVTGAGSGIGAALAEEAVVRKAAAVVVVDIDSVAANATAQRISEYQVPVVPFACDISDVTAVERLADEVERTLGTPGLVCANAGVNTPSAPLLAAKPEDLNWALSVNVTGTWATLRAFGRRMVAAADPGWLLVTASEHAIGIPFPGNGFYTATKHAVLGLADVLRREMPPHVGVSTMIPGLVSTGLWRSGAQRPREPAGRSRKMSSHVHCWRTAWMRPRWPAWHSMVSKPRDS comes from the coding sequence GTGAAGTTCGAAGGACGTATCGTCGTCGTCACCGGTGCTGGTAGCGGTATCGGGGCAGCGCTTGCCGAAGAAGCCGTTGTGCGCAAAGCCGCCGCAGTAGTAGTCGTCGATATCGATTCCGTCGCGGCCAACGCCACCGCGCAGAGGATTTCCGAATACCAGGTGCCGGTGGTCCCGTTCGCGTGTGACATCTCCGATGTCACCGCCGTGGAGCGGCTCGCCGACGAGGTGGAGCGGACACTGGGGACGCCGGGGTTGGTGTGCGCCAACGCGGGTGTCAACACTCCGTCGGCACCGCTGCTCGCCGCGAAACCCGAGGATCTGAATTGGGCGCTGTCGGTGAATGTCACCGGCACTTGGGCAACGCTGCGCGCGTTCGGCCGCCGGATGGTCGCCGCCGCCGACCCAGGGTGGCTGCTTGTGACCGCTTCCGAGCACGCGATCGGAATTCCTTTCCCCGGCAATGGTTTCTACACAGCCACCAAGCACGCCGTGCTGGGCCTGGCCGATGTCCTGCGGCGTGAAATGCCGCCGCATGTCGGCGTCAGCACCATGATTCCGGGGCTGGTCTCGACCGGACTGTGGCGTTCGGGGGCGCAACGGCCCCGCGAACCGGCGGGCCGATCCCGGAAAATGAGCTCGCACGTGCACTGTTGGCGCACGGCATGGATGCGGCCGCGGTGGCCGGCATGGCATTCGATGGTGTCGAAGCCGAGAGATTCCTGA